Genomic window (Sphingomonas sp. HF-S4):
TCTTCTTCATTCACTAAGGGGTACGCCATGCAGATCCGACTGACCGGTCTTACCGTAACCGCGCTGGGGGCGAGCGCGCTCGTCGCCGGCCCGGCGGCGGGACAGACGCTCGACCTGACGATCACGATCCCCAAGCTCAGCGTCGCCGAATATCACCGGCCGTACGTGGCGGTGTGGCTCGAAAAGGAGGGCGCCGCGCCGCGCTCGCTCGCGGTCTGGTACGATTTCGATATGAAGGCAAACGAGGGCACCAAGTGGCTGCGCGACATTCGCCAATGGTGGCGCGCCTCGGGCCGCTCGATGTCGTTCCCGGCCGATGGCGTCACGGGGGCGACGCGCGCGCCCGGCACGCACAAGTTGAGCTTCACCGCAGGGCGCGGGCCGATGCCGGCGCTGACCGGCGGCAGTTACACGCTCGTCGTCGAGGCGGCGCGCGAGGTCGGCGGGCGCGAGCTGCTCCGCCTGCCGTTCAGCGTGCCCGCCGGGGGCACCGCCAAGGCACAGGGCTCGGGCGAGCTCGGCGCCGTCAGCCTGACCGTTCGTCGTTGATACAGGGGGAACTCATGAAGCTACGCACACCATTGCTTGCCGCCGCCGCGCTGCTGACGCTCGCCGCCCCCGTCGCCGTCCAGGCGCACCGCATGTGGATGCTGCCTTCGGCCACCGTGGTCTCGGGCAACGACGTCTGGGTGACGGTCGACGCCGCGGTCTCGAACGACCTGTTCTATTTCGAGCACCAGCCGCTGCGCGGCGATCCCAAGGTATGGGCGCCCGACGGCACGACGAGCGAAGTCGAGAACAAGGCGACCGGACGCTATCGCACCACCTTCGACGTCCACCTGACGCAGAAGGGCACGTACAAGGTGGCGATCGTCAACGAGGGCGTGATGGGCAGCTACATGCTGAACGGCGAGCGCAAGATGCTGCCGCGTGGCACCACCACTGCGACGCTGGCGAGCGCGATCCCCGCGGGCGCCACCGAAGTGCGCACCAGCGAGACCAGCAGCCGCAACGAGGTGTTCCTCACCTCGGGCGAGCCGACCACGACGGTGTTCAAGCCGACCGGCAAGGGGATCGAGCTGGTGCCGGTGACCCATCCCAACGATCTCGTCGCTGGCGAGACCGCGACCTTCCAGTTCGTCCTCGACGGCAAGCCGATGCCCGATCAGGCGGTGACGGTGATCCCGGGCGGCATCCGCTATCGCGACAAGCTCAACCAGATGGATCTCAAGACCGACGGCAGCGGCAAGGTGCAGATCAAATGGCCCGAGCCGGGGATGTACTGGCTCAACGTCACCACTGGCGGCGGGCGTGGTCCGGGGGGCCCCGGCGGGCCGGGTGCCGAGGGCGGTGCCACCCCGGCGGCGCCCGAGGGACCGGCGCCGCGGCGCGCCAATTACGTGACGACGCTCGAGGTGCTCGCACCCTGAGGATCGCGATCCCGCCTGCGCTTTCGGCGGGGGCATTCCATCGCCGGGCGCCGGGCGCCGCCGTGACCTCGATCGGCGGCGCGACGATGGGCACGCGCTGGTCGGCGCGTATCGTCGGCGCGCCGGCAGGCGTGCAGGCGGGCAGCGAGGCGGTGCTGGCGCGCGTGATCTCGCAGATGAGCCAGTGGGAGCCGGGGTCGAATCTCAGCCGGTTCAATCGCGGGGCGCCGGGGACGTGGCGGTCGCTGCCGCCCGAATTCAACGTCGTGCTCGCCGCGGGGCTGCAAGTCGCCGAGGCGAGCGGGGGTGCGTTCGATCCGGCGATGGGCGCGCTTGCCGAGCTTTGGGGCTTCGGTGCTTCGGGGCGGACCGACGCGGTGCCCGATGCGGCGCGGATTGCCGAGGCGCTGCGGCTCGGCGGGCGGAGCGAGATCGAATATGATCCGCTGCTGCTGCGCGCGCGACGCTATGGCCGCGCGGCGCTCGATTTTTCGGGAATCGCCAAGGGGTACGCTGTCGATGCAGTCGCGGCGCATCTGCGCGGGCTCGGGCTCGCGGACTGGCTGGTCGAGATCGGCGGCGAACTGCGCGGCAGCGGGATCAAGCCCGACGGCCAGCCCTGGTGGGTCGATCTGGAGGCCGTGCCGGGGGTGGCGGCGGCGCCGTTCCGGGTGGCGCTGCATGGGCTCGCGGTGGCGACATCGGGGGACTATCGGCGGTATTTCGAAGTGGACGGGCGGCGCTATGCGCATACGCTCGATCCGCGCACGGGGATGCCGCTGGACAATGGCGTGGTGGCGGTAAGCGTGCTCCATGGCGAATGCATGTTGGCCGATGCCTGGGCGACGGCGCTGACCGTGCTCGGGCCCGAGGCAGGACCGGCGCTGGGCGAGCGCGAGGGGCTGGCGATGCGGATGGTGACGCGAGACGGGCGCGAGGTGTTGTCGCCGGCGTTGGTGGCGATGCTGGAGTAGGGGGGCACTCCTCCTCCGTTCGTTTCGAGCGAAGTCGAGAAACGGGGCTGGGTAGTGCAAGCGTTTCTCGACTTCGCTCGAAACGAACGGGTGGGGAAACTCCCCGGCGAGCAGGGAGGGGAGTTTACGCGTCCGCCCAGCTGCGCAGGAGGTTGTGGTACACGCCGGTGAGCTCGATCACCGAGCGGTCGGTGCCGCCCAGTTGGCCGGTGAGGCGCTGCACGGCCTGGTCGAGATCGAACAGGATGCGGCGGTTGCCGTCGTCGCGGATCATCGACTGGAGCCAGAAGAACGAGGCGACGCGCACCCCGCGCGTCACCGGGGTGACGTGGTGGAGGCTCGACGAGGGATAGAGCACGGCCTGCCCCGCGGGCAGCTTGACGCGCTGGACGCCGAAATGGTCCTCGACCACCAGCTCGCCGCCGTCATAGGCGGCGGGGTCTTCGAGGAATACCGTCATCGACAGGTCGCTGCGGATGCGGAAATCGGTGCCGCGCTGGATGCGGATCGCATTG
Coding sequences:
- a CDS encoding FAD:protein FMN transferase, which codes for MGTRWSARIVGAPAGVQAGSEAVLARVISQMSQWEPGSNLSRFNRGAPGTWRSLPPEFNVVLAAGLQVAEASGGAFDPAMGALAELWGFGASGRTDAVPDAARIAEALRLGGRSEIEYDPLLLRARRYGRAALDFSGIAKGYAVDAVAAHLRGLGLADWLVEIGGELRGSGIKPDGQPWWVDLEAVPGVAAAPFRVALHGLAVATSGDYRRYFEVDGRRYAHTLDPRTGMPLDNGVVAVSVLHGECMLADAWATALTVLGPEAGPALGEREGLAMRMVTRDGREVLSPALVAMLE
- a CDS encoding DUF2271 domain-containing protein codes for the protein MQIRLTGLTVTALGASALVAGPAAGQTLDLTITIPKLSVAEYHRPYVAVWLEKEGAAPRSLAVWYDFDMKANEGTKWLRDIRQWWRASGRSMSFPADGVTGATRAPGTHKLSFTAGRGPMPALTGGSYTLVVEAAREVGGRELLRLPFSVPAGGTAKAQGSGELGAVSLTVRR
- a CDS encoding Fe2+-dependent dioxygenase translates to MMIAIPDLFDAPGVARLRGVIDAAQWVDGNVTSGHQSALAKQNEQLPENSPAAKEAGALVLEALGKSPLFFAAALPLKVFPPLFNRYGEGQTFGTHVDNAIRIQRGTDFRIRSDLSMTVFLEDPAAYDGGELVVEDHFGVQRVKLPAGQAVLYPSSSLHHVTPVTRGVRVASFFWLQSMIRDDGNRRILFDLDQAVQRLTGQLGGTDRSVIELTGVYHNLLRSWADA
- a CDS encoding DUF4198 domain-containing protein; translated protein: MKLRTPLLAAAALLTLAAPVAVQAHRMWMLPSATVVSGNDVWVTVDAAVSNDLFYFEHQPLRGDPKVWAPDGTTSEVENKATGRYRTTFDVHLTQKGTYKVAIVNEGVMGSYMLNGERKMLPRGTTTATLASAIPAGATEVRTSETSSRNEVFLTSGEPTTTVFKPTGKGIELVPVTHPNDLVAGETATFQFVLDGKPMPDQAVTVIPGGIRYRDKLNQMDLKTDGSGKVQIKWPEPGMYWLNVTTGGGRGPGGPGGPGAEGGATPAAPEGPAPRRANYVTTLEVLAP